A region of Pirellulales bacterium DNA encodes the following proteins:
- a CDS encoding four helix bundle protein, translating into MASDIRSYRQLIVWQKSMDAVVKVYELTREFPNHELYCLTSQIRRAAISIPSNIAEGNARASSKDYLNFLAIAQGSLAELETQLELAKRLQYSQPWLIDDLCELLTEVDKMLAALRNSLQRKN; encoded by the coding sequence ATGGCTTCGGACATTCGCAGTTATCGACAATTGATAGTCTGGCAAAAAAGCATGGACGCCGTTGTGAAGGTTTATGAACTTACAAGGGAATTTCCGAATCATGAACTCTATTGCTTAACATCGCAGATCCGGCGGGCAGCTATTTCAATACCTTCCAATATTGCGGAAGGGAACGCCCGCGCTTCTAGCAAAGACTACCTCAATTTCTTGGCGATTGCACAAGGTTCGTTGGCGGAGCTGGAAACACAGCTTGAGCTAGCAAAAAGGTTGCAATATTCCCAGCCGTGGCTCATCGATGATCTGTGTGAACTTTTGACAGAAGTTGACAAAATGCTGGCAGCATTAAGGAATAGCCTACAGCGAAAAAACTAG
- a CDS encoding aspartate kinase has protein sequence MSLIVQKFGGTSVATTEKILAAARKAIRAQQQGHQVVMVVSAMGHETDHLLELAHQITDQPSARELDMLLSTGEQVSVALMAMAIQSLGSRAISLTGAQIGIKTDSTHTKARIQSISTERMQRLLNEGNIVIAAGFQGIDEDFNITTLGRGGSDTTAVALAAVLKADSCEIYTDVDGVYTTDPRLLPEARRVRQISYDEMLELASLGAGVMHSRSIEFGKKFGVPIHVRTSFSDITGTMIVADPESPNQAVCGAALVKDEARITVEGVPDRPGASLAIFKRIAAERIAVDMIVQNIGAEGRATISFTVPKDELKSALALTQAAADELGAKQVTSDDNVAKVSVVGLGMANQTGVATKLFAALAAAGVNIQAITTSEIKISALIAREQAQTALRVAHAAFELEKDPPALNPESVGRQKRNGTTAEDVVRRLQAMEGLAIDEVELDDTQARVTVNAVPNKPGIAARLFEEIAAAGIFVDMIVQSFGGAATATISFTVPQSDLEKSLQVAERLAREFGCGGVTNSPKLAKLSVLGIGVRTNTSVAMRVFESLAKAGINLDMLSTSEVRLNVVVDGANGRRALETLQKAFADAV, from the coding sequence ATGTCCCTCATCGTGCAAAAATTCGGCGGCACCAGTGTCGCCACGACGGAAAAGATTCTCGCCGCCGCCCGCAAGGCCATTCGCGCCCAGCAGCAGGGCCACCAGGTCGTCATGGTGGTCAGCGCCATGGGGCACGAGACCGACCACCTGTTGGAGCTAGCCCATCAAATCACCGATCAACCCAGCGCGCGGGAACTGGACATGCTGCTATCCACCGGCGAGCAAGTCAGCGTGGCGCTGATGGCCATGGCCATTCAGTCGCTCGGTTCGCGGGCGATCAGCCTGACCGGGGCCCAGATCGGTATCAAGACCGACAGCACCCACACCAAGGCCCGCATTCAAAGCATTTCCACCGAACGGATGCAGCGGCTGCTAAACGAGGGGAATATCGTCATTGCCGCGGGTTTTCAAGGGATCGATGAGGATTTTAACATCACCACTCTGGGCCGCGGCGGCAGCGACACCACGGCGGTCGCGTTGGCGGCGGTGCTCAAGGCCGACTCATGTGAAATTTACACCGATGTGGATGGCGTTTATACCACGGATCCCCGACTGCTCCCCGAGGCCCGTCGGGTCCGGCAAATCAGCTATGACGAAATGCTGGAACTAGCCAGTCTGGGGGCGGGGGTGATGCATAGCCGTTCCATCGAATTTGGCAAAAAATTTGGCGTGCCGATCCATGTACGCACCAGCTTTTCGGACATTACCGGCACGATGATCGTCGCCGATCCAGAATCCCCCAATCAAGCGGTCTGCGGCGCGGCCTTGGTCAAGGACGAGGCGCGGATCACGGTGGAAGGCGTACCCGACCGACCCGGGGCCAGCCTGGCCATTTTTAAGCGAATCGCCGCGGAACGGATTGCCGTCGATATGATCGTGCAAAACATCGGCGCCGAGGGACGCGCGACGATCAGCTTTACCGTCCCCAAGGATGAACTCAAATCCGCCCTGGCACTCACCCAGGCGGCGGCGGACGAACTGGGGGCCAAACAAGTCACCAGCGATGACAACGTGGCCAAAGTCTCGGTCGTTGGCCTGGGGATGGCCAACCAAACCGGCGTGGCAACCAAACTTTTTGCGGCCTTGGCCGCGGCCGGGGTCAATATCCAGGCTATTACGACGAGTGAGATCAAAATTTCGGCCCTCATCGCCCGCGAGCAGGCCCAAACGGCGTTGCGAGTGGCCCATGCGGCGTTTGAGTTGGAAAAAGACCCGCCGGCGCTCAATCCCGAATCGGTGGGAAGACAAAAACGGAACGGCACCACCGCCGAGGATGTCGTGCGGCGGTTGCAGGCGATGGAGGGGCTGGCGATTGACGAAGTGGAGTTAGACGACACGCAAGCCCGCGTGACGGTGAACGCCGTCCCCAACAAGCCCGGCATCGCGGCCAGGTTGTTTGAGGAAATCGCGGCGGCGGGAATTTTTGTGGATATGATCGTGCAGAGTTTTGGCGGGGCGGCGACCGCCACGATCAGCTTTACCGTGCCCCAGTCCGATCTGGAAAAAAGTCTGCAAGTGGCGGAGCGTCTGGCCCGCGAATTTGGGTGCGGCGGCGTGACGAATAGCCCCAAACTGGCAAAATTGTCCGTGTTGGGGATTGGCGTGCGGACCAACACCAGCGTGGCCATGCGGGTCTTTGAATCGCTGGCTAAGGCGGGGATCAACCTGGATATGCTCAGCACCAGCGAAGTGCGGCTAAACGTGGTTGTGGATGGCGCAAACGGCCGCCGCGCGCTCGAGACCCTGCAAAAAGCGTTCGCTGACGCGGTGTAA
- a CDS encoding glucose 1-dehydrogenase: MSTAQFPVLVPQQPAPPILTGQTAIVTGASSGVGQGIAITLAQAGADVVVNFNSSEKGAIATAEAITKLGRRAVICQANVTQEPDVEKLFAKALAEFGRLDILVNNAGKQNDAMLDEMTLAQWNDVLAVNLTSMFLCSREAVKIFKRQGINPAISVAAGKIVCISSIHDLIPWAGHVNYAASKGGALLFLKSLAQEVAIHRIRVNGISPGAIRTPINTPAWSTPAAYDELKKLILYKRIGEPEEVGRCAAWLASDQSDYLIGQTIYLDGGMALYPGFESGG, encoded by the coding sequence ATGAGCACCGCGCAGTTTCCCGTTTTAGTACCCCAGCAACCCGCGCCCCCGATTTTGACCGGTCAAACGGCTATCGTGACTGGCGCCTCTTCGGGTGTGGGCCAGGGAATCGCCATCACCCTCGCCCAGGCCGGTGCGGATGTGGTGGTTAACTTTAATAGCAGCGAAAAAGGGGCCATTGCCACGGCGGAGGCCATTACCAAACTGGGGCGCCGAGCCGTCATTTGCCAGGCCAATGTCACGCAAGAGCCAGACGTGGAAAAATTATTTGCCAAGGCCCTGGCCGAGTTTGGCCGGCTGGATATTTTGGTCAATAACGCCGGCAAGCAAAACGACGCCATGCTGGACGAAATGACTCTTGCCCAGTGGAATGACGTCCTGGCCGTCAATTTGACCAGCATGTTTTTGTGCTCGCGGGAGGCGGTCAAAATCTTTAAACGCCAAGGGATTAATCCCGCTATTTCCGTGGCCGCCGGAAAAATTGTGTGTATTAGCAGCATTCACGACCTGATCCCCTGGGCGGGCCATGTGAATTATGCCGCCTCCAAAGGGGGAGCGCTGCTATTTTTAAAGAGCTTGGCCCAAGAGGTGGCGATCCACCGCATACGGGTGAACGGAATTTCGCCGGGGGCCATTCGCACGCCAATCAACACGCCCGCGTGGAGTACGCCCGCGGCCTATGATGAACTGAAAAAGCTGATACTTTACAAGCGCATCGGCGAACCGGAAGAAGTGGGGCGCTGCGCCGCGTGGCTGGCCAGTGATCAATCGGATTATTTGATCGGTCAAACGATCTATCTGGACGGAGGGATGGCGCTTTATCCCGGATTCGAATCGGGAGGGTAA
- a CDS encoding (Fe-S)-binding protein, producing MPRVGLFIPCYIDQFYPRVGLATLELLERQGLSVDFPPAQTCCGQPMANTGCTESAAPLAKKFVEIFSPYDYVVGPSGSCVAMVRHHYKDYFQGDPAYEAIKKKTFELCEFFVDVLGITSLPGNFPYQVGLHSSCHGQRELRLSSSSEVMSLPYNKARQLLAGMTGISFTQLERPDECCGFGGTFAVSEEAVSCMMGNDRLHDHLSHGTEVLTAGDMSCLMHLQGLLRRQKKPMHVMHVAEILAGYQPV from the coding sequence ATGCCGCGCGTCGGGTTGTTTATACCGTGTTACATCGACCAGTTTTACCCGCGGGTGGGGCTGGCAACCCTGGAATTGTTAGAACGACAGGGCCTGAGCGTGGATTTTCCCCCGGCACAAACCTGTTGCGGCCAGCCGATGGCCAACACTGGTTGTACTGAATCGGCCGCCCCCCTGGCCAAAAAATTTGTCGAAATATTTTCACCGTACGATTACGTGGTCGGCCCATCGGGCAGTTGCGTGGCCATGGTTCGGCATCACTACAAAGACTATTTTCAGGGGGACCCGGCGTATGAAGCCATCAAGAAAAAAACGTTTGAACTATGCGAATTTTTTGTTGATGTGCTGGGAATAACGTCCTTGCCGGGCAATTTTCCCTATCAAGTGGGATTGCATTCCAGTTGTCACGGCCAGCGCGAGTTGCGGTTGTCATCTTCCAGTGAAGTCATGAGCCTCCCCTATAACAAGGCCCGGCAACTGCTGGCGGGCATGACGGGGATCAGCTTTACCCAGTTAGAGCGTCCGGATGAATGTTGCGGCTTTGGGGGGACCTTTGCCGTCAGCGAGGAAGCCGTGAGCTGCATGATGGGGAACGACCGACTTCATGATCATCTCAGCCATGGGACGGAGGTGCTGACCGCCGGGGACATGTCGTGCCTCATGCATTTGCAGGGATTATTGCGTCGGCAAAAAAAGCCCATGCATGTCATGCACGTGGCGGAAATTCTGGCCGGATATCAACCAGTGTAA
- a CDS encoding lactate utilization protein B, translating to MTSLAIVDHPKKAAAFVADIDRAHWHDQSLWYVRIKRDKQAASLPEWELLRETASQIKANVVANLADYLEQFANEATKLGAVVHWARDAAEHNAIVLNILQSRGAQKIVKSKSMLTEECHLNPYLERHGIEVIDTDLGERIVQLAKEPPSHIVLPCIHYKKEEIGELFHEHLGTDKGAKDPKYLAEAARQHLREKFCGADAGITGVNFAIAETGGFVVCTNEGNADLGVSLPKLHIACLGIEKLLPRAADLGVFLRLLARSATGQPITTYSSHFHGPLPGGELHIVLVDNGRTDIAANPDFRRSLNCIRCGACMNTCPIYRRSGGHSYEATVPGPIGSILAPARDSAKYATLPHACSLCGSCSDVCPVKIDIHQQLLTWRKEIAARKQLKWSKRLGMQLTGWVFQHPWLYSTLGKMARWTLPWMPRFMLYHGLNPWGKQRELPSAPPQSFRELYAQRQKQQANGGSVTPQPSPHSPPSVYSASSKVN from the coding sequence ATGACATCGCTCGCCATCGTCGATCATCCAAAGAAAGCCGCCGCGTTTGTGGCGGATATCGATCGCGCGCATTGGCATGACCAATCACTTTGGTACGTGCGGATCAAGCGCGACAAGCAAGCCGCTTCGCTGCCGGAATGGGAACTGCTGCGCGAAACGGCATCGCAAATCAAAGCCAATGTCGTGGCGAATCTGGCCGATTATTTAGAGCAATTCGCCAACGAAGCGACCAAGCTGGGGGCCGTGGTCCATTGGGCCCGCGACGCGGCCGAGCATAACGCCATCGTGCTAAATATCTTGCAAAGCCGCGGCGCTCAAAAAATCGTTAAATCCAAATCGATGTTGACCGAGGAATGCCACCTCAATCCCTACCTCGAACGACACGGCATCGAGGTAATCGACACCGACCTGGGAGAGCGGATTGTCCAACTAGCCAAGGAGCCTCCCAGCCATATCGTGCTCCCCTGTATTCATTATAAAAAGGAAGAAATCGGCGAACTCTTTCACGAGCATCTGGGAACAGACAAAGGGGCCAAAGACCCCAAATACCTGGCGGAAGCGGCCCGCCAGCATCTGCGGGAAAAATTTTGCGGCGCGGACGCGGGCATCACCGGCGTAAACTTTGCCATAGCCGAGACCGGCGGCTTTGTCGTCTGCACCAACGAGGGAAACGCCGATCTGGGCGTCTCCCTGCCAAAACTGCATATCGCCTGCCTGGGGATCGAAAAACTGCTCCCCCGCGCGGCGGATTTAGGCGTGTTTTTGCGATTGTTGGCCCGGTCCGCGACCGGCCAGCCGATCACCACCTACAGCTCGCATTTTCATGGCCCCCTGCCGGGGGGGGAACTGCACATTGTCCTGGTGGACAACGGGAGGACGGATATCGCGGCCAATCCCGATTTTCGCCGCTCACTCAACTGTATCCGCTGTGGAGCGTGCATGAACACCTGCCCCATTTATCGACGCAGCGGGGGCCATAGTTACGAAGCCACCGTTCCGGGACCGATCGGCTCGATCCTGGCCCCGGCGCGCGATTCGGCCAAGTACGCCACCTTGCCCCATGCTTGCAGTCTGTGCGGATCGTGTAGCGACGTCTGTCCGGTCAAGATCGACATTCACCAGCAGTTGCTTACCTGGCGAAAGGAAATTGCCGCGCGAAAGCAACTAAAATGGTCTAAACGGCTGGGGATGCAACTCACCGGCTGGGTGTTTCAGCATCCTTGGTTGTATTCCACCCTGGGAAAAATGGCGCGGTGGACTTTGCCGTGGATGCCCCGGTTTATGCTCTATCATGGTCTTAACCCCTGGGGCAAGCAGCGTGAACTTCCCTCCGCGCCCCCCCAGAGCTTTCGCGAACTGTATGCCCAGCGGCAAAAACAGCAAGCAAACGGGGGTTCCGTAACACCCCAACCGTCTCCTCATTCCCCTCCCAGCGTTTATAGCGCGTCGTCTAAAGTAAATTGA
- a CDS encoding LUD domain-containing protein: MGLPDTNSAKNAILGAIRAINIPPAPLPPLQRSEWITYPDPAAQFAIVLASIGGTCETVADTAELNEKLRHLPAFTTARQIVNLVPHVNLPAEHLLKEQEIADPHHLVDVDLAIMPGEFAVAENGAVWCVTRHLRHRVLYFITQHLALVVPREQIVHNMHQAYERLAWGQAEFGLFLAGPSKTADIEQSLVIGAHGARSLTVFLV; the protein is encoded by the coding sequence ATGGGCCTGCCGGATACGAATTCTGCTAAAAACGCCATCTTGGGGGCGATCCGGGCGATTAATATTCCTCCCGCGCCGTTGCCTCCGTTGCAGCGGTCGGAATGGATTACTTATCCCGATCCCGCGGCACAATTCGCCATCGTACTGGCCAGCATTGGCGGTACGTGCGAAACAGTGGCCGATACGGCGGAACTGAACGAGAAATTACGGCATTTACCCGCGTTCACAACCGCCCGGCAGATCGTCAATCTTGTGCCACATGTGAACTTGCCCGCCGAACACCTCTTAAAAGAACAGGAAATTGCCGATCCCCATCATCTGGTCGATGTGGATTTGGCGATCATGCCGGGGGAATTTGCCGTTGCCGAGAACGGCGCCGTCTGGTGCGTCACCCGTCACTTGCGGCATCGAGTGTTGTACTTTATCACCCAGCATTTGGCGCTGGTTGTTCCGCGGGAACAAATCGTGCATAACATGCATCAAGCGTACGAGCGGTTAGCATGGGGCCAGGCCGAATTTGGGCTATTTTTGGCCGGTCCGTCTAAGACCGCCGATATCGAGCAATCCCTTGTCATCGGGGCCCATGGCGCGCGATCATTGACGGTTTTTTTGGTTTGA